From the genome of Polyangiaceae bacterium, one region includes:
- the tssI gene encoding type VI secretion system tip protein VgrG, giving the protein MPLLELSFASGEDTLSVRHFAVREEISTLFEVDILARSPLDEIDLEAIVNDGAGFGINSGVAYLTNANRVWTGICSHMELVQTESIGLSTYFIKIVPALWRTTLRRNSRIFQHMTIPDIVLKVLSEWQIEPELKLSSTYPEHEYRVQYGETDFAFISRMLEEAGITYFFTHEPPKTKLVLTDQPLVPDARPALPFVDNPNQEAEKEFVTKVKLTQKVKPGRFTIRDFDFRRNLDYQLFGEARAKTELAYEHYYYDPGAFWFEPGQGGDTPVADDKGIARTNDKEGTGRVIRELEGARRTRRVVAFTTNVLDLSPGILLSVTPHPRGDISGKKLLAVYSELEGAPGEEWTITGQAVYADAPYRPERRTVRPRIRGVQSAVVVGPPGEEIFVDEFGRVRVQFHWDREGKYDDNSSCWMRVSQNWAGAGYGFLSLPRVGQEVLVEFFEGDPDRPVVTGRVFSQTRQVLYKLPDNKTKSGWKTETYPGAGGFNELSFEDAKGREEIHIQAQKDYTELVKNNQSSNVLNNRTGSVTSNDSWTVGGSQSFSVGLNQSHTIGKAQSNNIGDSRTSSIGMTDAIHAGDVIMMNVGPAGVGFLYAKDQTIYYTNSVASITLTPDGLFINSKKNMTVKSEKAMKLSGKDVVIDGKPNVYFNKNGKLLRYLKRLAMIAAARELAESMPPGPERDALLNAANRLERNNQAVERARLAADAYNTEGAPEGWTRLENIDNPSTGFFAAVYQSDIDGSVVVAYRGTEPATTGDWFKANLPQGMGRGSPQHAQAAAVARDAQARYGQRRIHGAFARRRSRGDGCDGDGRQRDDVQCGGHPQQHLRTLWPRSQCRFGRLQLSQRRRNPHGLAGKQPHQRHDAGRRRHPIRHPGGSHEHRSWEYELHGFAGHESIGVAQVSLAGCVARQRRHERDGRCGSPFALHRWYRIPEDRGHGHDREDVAAMKDETAEISIPPVAEVFEDPALRRAAAAAEAGDVAQLRAIDVDLDTMAPGNVNLLMYYITAENDVAIRALLDAGANPNVLTPSGASPLMLSAIKPDSRFLALLLDKGGDPNLLDQAKEPILTRLVFHQQWDNILLLLDRGADINKTGPSGQTAAYLFGSLHQFDRVHALLERGADPNVKTSAGLDLRTFVTQRVAPDSPQASWQKKVAERIGI; this is encoded by the coding sequence ATGCCTTTGCTCGAGCTTTCTTTCGCGTCGGGAGAAGACACCCTGTCGGTTCGGCACTTCGCCGTCCGTGAAGAGATATCGACTCTCTTCGAGGTCGACATTCTCGCCCGCTCACCGCTCGACGAAATCGACCTCGAGGCCATCGTCAACGACGGGGCGGGCTTTGGCATCAACAGCGGCGTCGCCTACTTGACGAACGCAAACCGAGTTTGGACGGGCATCTGTTCCCACATGGAGCTCGTGCAGACCGAATCGATCGGTTTGTCCACGTACTTCATCAAGATCGTGCCCGCGCTCTGGCGAACCACGCTCCGTCGCAACAGCCGCATCTTCCAGCACATGACGATCCCCGACATCGTGCTGAAGGTGCTCTCCGAATGGCAGATCGAGCCCGAGCTGAAGCTTTCGTCAACCTACCCGGAACACGAGTACCGCGTGCAGTACGGCGAGACCGACTTCGCCTTCATCAGCCGCATGCTCGAAGAAGCAGGCATCACGTACTTCTTCACGCACGAGCCCCCCAAGACGAAACTCGTGCTCACCGATCAGCCGCTCGTTCCCGACGCGCGCCCCGCGCTTCCCTTCGTCGACAATCCCAACCAAGAAGCCGAAAAAGAATTCGTCACCAAGGTCAAACTCACGCAAAAGGTCAAACCCGGACGCTTCACCATCCGCGACTTCGACTTCCGCAGAAACCTCGACTACCAGCTCTTCGGCGAAGCTCGCGCAAAGACCGAGCTTGCGTATGAACACTACTACTACGATCCAGGCGCGTTCTGGTTCGAGCCGGGGCAGGGCGGCGACACACCCGTCGCCGACGACAAGGGGATCGCCAGGACAAACGACAAGGAAGGCACCGGTCGAGTCATCCGCGAGCTCGAAGGTGCGCGACGAACCCGGCGTGTCGTGGCGTTCACGACAAACGTCCTGGATTTATCACCTGGCATCTTGCTGAGCGTCACTCCGCATCCGCGCGGAGACATTTCTGGCAAAAAGCTCTTGGCGGTCTACAGCGAGCTCGAGGGCGCACCGGGCGAAGAGTGGACGATCACCGGGCAAGCCGTGTACGCGGATGCGCCGTATCGGCCCGAGCGACGCACGGTGCGTCCGAGGATTCGGGGCGTGCAGAGCGCCGTCGTCGTGGGACCTCCGGGCGAAGAGATCTTCGTCGACGAGTTTGGCCGGGTACGCGTGCAGTTCCATTGGGATCGCGAAGGCAAGTACGACGACAACAGCTCGTGCTGGATGCGCGTGAGTCAAAATTGGGCTGGCGCGGGATACGGCTTCTTGAGTTTGCCCAGGGTCGGCCAAGAAGTGCTCGTGGAGTTTTTCGAGGGCGATCCGGATCGTCCCGTCGTGACCGGACGCGTCTTCAGTCAAACGCGCCAAGTGCTCTACAAACTGCCTGACAACAAGACGAAGAGCGGGTGGAAGACCGAGACGTACCCCGGCGCTGGAGGCTTCAACGAATTGTCTTTCGAAGACGCCAAGGGTCGCGAAGAGATCCACATCCAGGCGCAGAAGGATTATACGGAGCTTGTCAAGAACAATCAGAGCTCCAACGTTCTAAATAATCGTACGGGTAGCGTCACCAGCAACGATTCGTGGACCGTCGGTGGTAGTCAAAGTTTTAGCGTGGGACTGAACCAGAGCCACACCATTGGCAAGGCCCAGAGCAACAACATTGGCGACAGTCGGACATCGAGCATTGGTATGACGGACGCCATTCATGCGGGCGACGTCATCATGATGAACGTGGGGCCAGCAGGCGTTGGGTTCCTTTATGCAAAGGACCAAACGATATACTACACGAATTCCGTGGCCTCGATTACCCTGACCCCCGACGGGTTGTTCATCAATTCGAAAAAGAACATGACGGTGAAGTCCGAGAAAGCGATGAAGCTTTCCGGCAAGGACGTCGTGATCGACGGCAAGCCGAATGTTTATTTCAACAAGAATGGCAAACTGCTGCGGTACTTGAAGCGGCTTGCGATGATCGCTGCGGCGCGTGAATTGGCCGAGAGCATGCCGCCGGGGCCCGAGCGTGATGCATTGCTCAATGCGGCAAACAGGCTCGAACGGAACAATCAGGCGGTGGAGCGAGCGCGTCTTGCGGCGGATGCGTACAACACGGAAGGTGCGCCCGAGGGGTGGACGCGGCTCGAAAACATCGACAACCCGTCGACTGGATTTTTTGCAGCGGTGTATCAATCCGATATCGATGGATCGGTCGTCGTTGCCTATCGCGGAACCGAGCCGGCGACGACCGGTGACTGGTTCAAGGCCAACTTGCCGCAGGGAATGGGCCGAGGCTCACCGCAGCACGCGCAAGCAGCGGCCGTTGCTCGCGACGCGCAGGCCAGGTACGGCCAACGTCGAATACACGGGGCATTCGCTCGGCGGAGGTCTCGCGGCGACGGGTGCGATGGCGACGGGCGGCAACGCGACGACGTTCAATGCGGCGGGCATCCACAACAACACCTACGGACTTTATGGCCTCGATCGCAATGCCGCTTCGGGCGTCTCCAATTATCGCAACGACGGCGAAATCCTCACGGGCTTGCAGGAAAACAGCCTCATCAGCGGCATGATGCCGGACGCCGTAGGCACCCAATACGACATCCCGGCGGTTCGCATGAACACCGAAGCTGGGAATACGAGCTTCACGGATTCGCCGGGCATGAATCGATTGGGGTGGCTCAGGTATCTCTCGCCGGCTGCGTGGCTCGCCAACGGCGCCATGAACGCGATGGAAGGTGTGGATCGCCATTCGCGCTACATCGATGGTATCGAATTCCAGAAGACCGAGGACATGGCCACGATCGCGAGGATGTTGCCGCAATGAAGGACGAAACTGCCGAAATCAGCATCCCGCCCGTAGCGGAGGTATTCGAGGATCCAGCGCTGCGCCGAGCTGCGGCGGCGGCCGAAGCGGGCGATGTGGCGCAACTTCGAGCGATCGACGTCGACCTCGATACGATGGCGCCTGGGAACGTCAACCTGCTGATGTACTACATTACGGCCGAAAACGACGTGGCCATTCGTGCATTGCTCGATGCAGGAGCGAATCCGAATGTGCTGACGCCTTCGGGCGCGTCGCCGCTGATGCTCTCCGCAATCAAACCAGATTCGCGCTTTCTGGCGCTCTTGCTCGACAAGGGCGGTGACCCGAATCTTCTGGATCAAGCCAAAGAGCCGATCCTCACGCGCCTCGTGTTTCATCAGCAATGGGACAATATTCTGCTGCTGCTCGATCGAGGTGCCGACATAAACAAGACGGGTCCTTCGGGGCAAACGGCGGCCTACCTCTTTGGCTCACTGCATCAATTCGACCGCGTCCATGCTCTGCTCGAACGAGGTGCCGACCCGAACGTGAAGACCTCCGCAGGCCTCGATTTGCGCACATTCGTTACGCAGCGCGTCGCTCCAGATTCGCCGCAAGCGTCGTGGCAAAAAAAGGTCGCCGAACGAATTGGTATTTAA